The DNA region GCTATCTCCTCCGCCGATGGCTCCCTCCCCAGCCGCTGGACCAGCACCCGGGAGATCCGGATAAGCTTGTTTATGGTCTCCACCATGTGGACCGGGATCCTTATGGTCCTGGCCTGGTCGGCTATGGCCCTGGTTATGGCCTGCCTTATCCACCAGGTGGCGTAGGTGCTGAACTTGTAGCCCTTGCGGTAGTCGAACTTCTCCACCGCCCGGATGAGCCCCAGGTTACCCTCCTGGATCAGGTCCAGGAAGAGCATGCCCCGGCCTATGTACTTCTTGGCTATGCTGACCACCAGCCGCAGGTTGGCCTCCACCAGCTTCTCCTTGGCCCTCTTGTCCCCCGCCTCGACCCCCTTGGCCAGCTCCACCTCCTCCTCGGGGGACAGGAGGGGTATCCGGCCTATCTCCCGGAGGTACATCCTGACCGGGTCCGACAGGGGCAGGTCCTCAAGGTCCCCCAGGTCGTCCGCTGGGGATATCTGGGGGAGTACCTCCTCCCCTATGCTATCCCCCCGCTGGGCCTTCGTCTCGTCCACCACGTCTATGCCCAGCTCCATAAGGTTGTAGTAGAGGTTGTCCAGCACGTCGGCGGACAGGAGCTCCTTGGGGAGGTGCTTCTCTATGTCATCGTAGGTGACGAACCCCTTCTCCCGGGCGTCGTGGAGCAGGTCCCTCACGTTCTCGATGTAGTCCATCATGTTGTCCGCTGAGGCCTCCGGGGCTGCCACCTCCCCTTCCACCCTGACGTCCTCTTCCTTCCTGTTGATGTCGTCCATATGGGACGCCCTACCCCCTTCCCTTCATCTTGGCGGCCAGAGCGAAGAACTCCCTAAGGTCCTCCTGGGTGACCTGGTCCCCCCGGGCTATCTTGACCTTCAAGGCCTCGTAACGTCTCAGGTCACGGTTCCGCTCCAGGTTCAATAATACCGCACCCAACGGATCATCCAAACCCAGCCCATCTATGAAAGCCCCCCCCTTGGCCAGGACGGAGAGGAAGACCGTCTCCCCGGTCCTGTGCCATCGGGACTCCAGCTCCTCGGGCCTCTCGCCGCAGAGCAGGGCCAGCACCAAGACCCGGGCCTCCTCCCGCATCAGAAGGGGGAGGAGCGCCTCAGGAGACTGCCTGGACCTAAGGTCAGGGTTGGTCCATAGCAAGCTACACAGCCCCCACTCCCAGAGGTCCTCCCGGCTGTCCCCCCGGGAGGGGGGCACGCTGGCCTCCCGCCTGGCGGGCTCCGCCACCCGGGGCTTACTGCTGCGCCTTCCGGCCACCTCCCGCTCCACCTCGTGGGGCAGCAGGGAGAGGGCCTCCGCCACCCGGGGCATGTGCCGCTTAAGGTACGCGGGGGAGAGGGTGGCCAACTGGTCAAGCAGGTCCCCAGTCTCCTTCAGGGACCCTCCCCCCCCCTTAACCTCCGCGTGGAACACCGGCAGCGGCAGGGTGGATTCCAGGGCCCGCCGGAAGTCCGATGCCCCATCGGGCTGGGAGAGCAACTCGTCCGGGTCCTTCCCCCGGGGGAGGCGGACCACCTCCACGTCAACCCCCAGGCGGTTCAGCATGTACATGCCCCTTATGGTGGCCTCCTGTCCTGCCAGGTCCGAGTCGAAGCAGATCAGGCACCGATCCGCGTGCCGGGCTATGACCCCGCACTGCTCCTCCGTAAGGGATGTCCCGAGGCAGGCCACCGCCTCGCTGAAGCCCGTAAGGTGACACCTTATGGCGTCCATGTAGCCCTCCACCAGGATCACCCGGCCCCTCTCCCTTATGGCGTGCTTCGCCATGTTAAGAAGATATAGGAACTTGCGCTTCTCGAAAAGGGGTCCCTCGGGGCTGTTGACGTACTTGGCCCCCTCCCCGTCCACCAGCCGGCCCCCGAAACCCACCAGCCGGCCGGTCTCGTTCCTCAGGGGGAAGATGACCCTACCCCGGAACCGGTCGTAGGGCCCCTTGGAGCCCTCCACCAGAAGCCCCACCTCCAGCATCTCCTCCCTGGAGAACCCAAGGGAGGACAAGTGATCCCGAAGGGCCCCCCAGGAGGCGGGGGCCCAGCCTATCTCGAAGAGCTCCAGGGCCCGTCGGTCCAGGCGCCGGCGCTCCAGGTAGGCCGCCGCGTAGGCCCCCTCCCGGGAGGCAAGGGCGTCCCGGAAGAACCGTAGTGCCTCCTCCAGCACGTCCCGGGACCTGCGCCTCCCGGGACCGGAGTCCAGCTGGACCCCCGCCATGGGGGCCAGCTTCTCCAGCGCCTCCCGGAAGGGCAGGTTCTCCATCTCCATGACGAAGGAGAAAATGTCCCCCCCCTTGCCGCAGCCAAAGCAATGGTAGGTCTGCCTCTCCCGGGAGACGGTGAACGACGGGGTGCGCTCCGAGTGGAAGGGGCACAGGGCCACGTAGCTCCTGCCCCTCTTCCTCAAGGGGATGTAAGAGGACACCAGGTCCACTATATCTATCCGCTCCTTTATGGCGCGAACTGGATCGTCCAGGGTTCACACCTCCCCAGTGCGGGGCCCCCGGGGCCCAAAAGCCTCAAAGGCCCCCCGGCGGCTGCGCCGGGGGGCCGAAGGGACCCGATTCGGATCGTTTAGATGAAGAGAGGAGCCAGAACCAGGGCCACCACGGACATGAGCTTTATGAGGATGTTGAGGCTGGGGCCAGCGGTGTCCTTGAAGGGATCGCCCACCGTGTCGCCCACCACCGCCGCCGCGTGGGCCGGGGTGCCCTTGCCGCCGTGATGCCCCTCCTCAATGTACTTTTTGGCGTTGTCCCAGGCGCCGCCCGCGTTGGACATGAAGATGGCCAGCATGACGCCGGTCACTATGGAGCCGCCGAGAAGCCCGCCCAGGGCGTGGACCCCAAGGAAGTAGCCCACCAGCACGGGGACTATGACCGCCATGAGGCCCGGTACCACCATCTCCCGGAGGGCCGCGGCGGTGGAGATATCCACACAACTCTCATAGTGGGGCTCCGCAGTGCCCTCCATGATGCCCGGGATCTCCCGGAACTGGCGGCGCACCTCATCGATCATCTTCTGGGCCGCCCGGCCCACCGCCTGGATGGAGAGGGCGCTGAAGATGAAGGGGAGCAGGCCGCCGATGAAGAGGCCCACCATCACGTGGGGGTCCTTTAGGTCTATGGCGGAGAGCTTGACCGCCTGGCCGTAGGCCACGAAGAGGGCCAGGGCGGTGAGGGCCGCGGAGCCGATGGCCAACCCCTTGCCTATGGCGGCGGTGGTGTTCCCCACCGCGTCCAGCTTGTCGGTGATGCTACGGACCGTCTTGGGCAGGCCGCTCATCTCCGCGATGCCCCCCGCGTTGTCCGCTATGGGGCCGTAGGCGTCCACCGACAGGGCCATGCCGGTTATGGCCAGCATGCCCACCGCGGAGCAGGCGATGCCGTAGAGGCCCCCGAACTTGACCCCCACCAGGGTGGCGGCGCAGATGAGCACCACCGGCCAGCCGGCGGACTTCATCCCCACCCCGATGCCGGAGAGGATGTTGGTGGCGTAGCCCGTGTTGGACGCCTCGGCGATCTCCTTCACGGGCCTGTAGCTGGCGGAGGTGTAGATCTCGGTCACGTAGCCGATGGCCACCCCGGAGGCCACGCCGCCCAGCACCGCCCAGAAGAGGCTAAGGTCCCCCTGGAACATCCAGCGGGTGACGAAGAAGGTTCCCAGGATCATGAGGGCCCCGGTGGAGATGAGCCCCATCCGGAGGGCCAGCTGGGGATCGCCCCCCTCCTTGACCCGGACGAAGAAGGTGCCCAGGATGGAGGCCACTATGCCCACCGCCGCCAGGAAGAGCGGGTAGGCCACCCCGGCGGTGCCGTAGATCATGGCCCCCACGGACATGGCGGCTATGATGGAGTTCACGTAGGACTCGAACAGATCGGCCCCCATGCCAGCGATGTCCCCCACGTTGTCCCCCACGTTGTCCGCTATGACCGCCGGGTTCCTGGGGTCATCCTCCGGGATCCCCGCCTCCACCTTGCCCACCAGGTCGGCCCCCACGTCCGCCGCCTTGGTGTAGATGCCGCCCCCCACCCTGGCGAAGAGGGCGATGGAGCTGGCGCCGAAACCGAAGCTGGCTATCACGTTGGGATCCCCGTAGAGGACGTACATGGCCACGATGCCGATCACGCCAACCCCCACCA from Thermanaerovibrio acidaminovorans DSM 6589 includes:
- the dnaG gene encoding DNA primase codes for the protein MDDPVRAIKERIDIVDLVSSYIPLRKRGRSYVALCPFHSERTPSFTVSRERQTYHCFGCGKGGDIFSFVMEMENLPFREALEKLAPMAGVQLDSGPGRRRSRDVLEEALRFFRDALASREGAYAAAYLERRRLDRRALELFEIGWAPASWGALRDHLSSLGFSREEMLEVGLLVEGSKGPYDRFRGRVIFPLRNETGRLVGFGGRLVDGEGAKYVNSPEGPLFEKRKFLYLLNMAKHAIRERGRVILVEGYMDAIRCHLTGFSEAVACLGTSLTEEQCGVIARHADRCLICFDSDLAGQEATIRGMYMLNRLGVDVEVVRLPRGKDPDELLSQPDGASDFRRALESTLPLPVFHAEVKGGGGSLKETGDLLDQLATLSPAYLKRHMPRVAEALSLLPHEVEREVAGRRSSKPRVAEPARREASVPPSRGDSREDLWEWGLCSLLWTNPDLRSRQSPEALLPLLMREEARVLVLALLCGERPEELESRWHRTGETVFLSVLAKGGAFIDGLGLDDPLGAVLLNLERNRDLRRYEALKVKIARGDQVTQEDLREFFALAAKMKGRG
- the rpoD gene encoding RNA polymerase sigma factor RpoD; the encoded protein is MDDINRKEEDVRVEGEVAAPEASADNMMDYIENVRDLLHDAREKGFVTYDDIEKHLPKELLSADVLDNLYYNLMELGIDVVDETKAQRGDSIGEEVLPQISPADDLGDLEDLPLSDPVRMYLREIGRIPLLSPEEEVELAKGVEAGDKRAKEKLVEANLRLVVSIAKKYIGRGMLFLDLIQEGNLGLIRAVEKFDYRKGYKFSTYATWWIRQAITRAIADQARTIRIPVHMVETINKLIRISRVLVQRLGREPSAEEIAQEMGVTVDRVEEIQKIAQEPVSLETPIGEEEDSQLGDFLEDKDLPSPDEAAANQILREQLEEMLEDLTDREKEVLRLRFGLEDGHSHTLEEVGRRFGVTRERIRQIEAKALRKLRHPSRSKRLRDFLD
- a CDS encoding sodium-translocating pyrophosphatase, which gives rise to MDYTWLGLVAGTGVLAILFAMVVTGRINAFKVDNENVVRLSSIIQRGAMAFLYREYKALIPFVAIVAVLLGYKLGLPSAVCFLVGAVCSASTGYAGMRVATKSNGKTAFAATSGMNAALRVAFQGGSVMGMTVVGVGVIGIVAMYVLYGDPNVIASFGFGASSIALFARVGGGIYTKAADVGADLVGKVEAGIPEDDPRNPAVIADNVGDNVGDIAGMGADLFESYVNSIIAAMSVGAMIYGTAGVAYPLFLAAVGIVASILGTFFVRVKEGGDPQLALRMGLISTGALMILGTFFVTRWMFQGDLSLFWAVLGGVASGVAIGYVTEIYTSASYRPVKEIAEASNTGYATNILSGIGVGMKSAGWPVVLICAATLVGVKFGGLYGIACSAVGMLAITGMALSVDAYGPIADNAGGIAEMSGLPKTVRSITDKLDAVGNTTAAIGKGLAIGSAALTALALFVAYGQAVKLSAIDLKDPHVMVGLFIGGLLPFIFSALSIQAVGRAAQKMIDEVRRQFREIPGIMEGTAEPHYESCVDISTAAALREMVVPGLMAVIVPVLVGYFLGVHALGGLLGGSIVTGVMLAIFMSNAGGAWDNAKKYIEEGHHGGKGTPAHAAAVVGDTVGDPFKDTAGPSLNILIKLMSVVALVLAPLFI